The genome window CAGGGCGTCCACCTTGGCCGCGCAGATGAAGTCGTTCTCGGACAGGCCGCCGATGGCATGCGTGCTGTAGCGGATCGTGCAGGTTTTGTAGCCGAAGCTGATGTCCGGATGGTGGTCTTCCTGGTGCGCGATCCAGGCGACCGCGTTGACGAAGGCCGTGGTCTGCCAGTAATTGCGGAAGTTGAACTGCGCCTCGATGGACTTCGCATCTGCCGCGAGTTTCCAGTGCGGGCCGATCTGGGCGAGCAGGGCCCGAGCCTCGGCCTGGCTGAGCGCGGGCACACCGCCCTCGCAGGGCTTGCAGCGACGGGTGACGAGTGCCGATTCCATGACGCCATTTCTCCGATCTTGCGCTGGCTGGATACAGTAGCAGCGCTGCCAGGGCTCATCCAGCCTCTGTTAAACTTTCAGCGCCATGGCCCTGCACAGCGACAACCTGATCTGGATCGACCTCGAGATGACCGGTCTCAACCCGGACCAGGATCGCATCATCGAGATCGCCACCGTCGTGACCGACAAGGACCTCAACCTCATCGCCGAGGGGCCGGTGCTGGCGATTCATCAGGCCGATGCGGTACTCGACAAGATGGATGCCTGGAACACACGCCAGCACGGGCAGTCCGGGCTGACGCAGCGTGTACGCACGAGTACCTTGAGCGAACGTGATGCGGAGCTCGCCACGCTGCAGTTTCTGGCCCAGCACGTGCCGCCCAACAGCTCGCCCATGTGCGGTAACAGCATCTGCCAGGACCGGCGCTTCTTGCACCGCTGGATGCCCGAGCTGGAGCGCTACTTCCACTACCGCAACCTCGACGTCAGCACGCTCAAGGAGCTGGCGCGGCGCTGGGCGCCGGCGGTGGCGGAGGCCTATACCAAGAGCAGCACGCATCTGGCGCTGGACGACGTGCGCGACTCGATCAACGAGCTGCGCCACTACCGCGCGCAGTTCATCAAGGGGTAGGCGGTCATCGAGTGCCGCCTGTCCCCCTGCTCGCGGGGGGAGAGGGCTGGTTCCGGACGGGTTACTGCTGGGCGGTGGTGGCGAAGCGCTGCAGCTGGGCAGGCGT of Nevskiales bacterium contains these proteins:
- a CDS encoding 4a-hydroxytetrahydrobiopterin dehydratase; translation: MESALVTRRCKPCEGGVPALSQAEARALLAQIGPHWKLAADAKSIEAQFNFRNYWQTTAFVNAVAWIAHQEDHHPDISFGYKTCTIRYSTHAIGGLSENDFICAAKVDALLGKPE
- the orn gene encoding oligoribonuclease, coding for MALHSDNLIWIDLEMTGLNPDQDRIIEIATVVTDKDLNLIAEGPVLAIHQADAVLDKMDAWNTRQHGQSGLTQRVRTSTLSERDAELATLQFLAQHVPPNSSPMCGNSICQDRRFLHRWMPELERYFHYRNLDVSTLKELARRWAPAVAEAYTKSSTHLALDDVRDSINELRHYRAQFIKG